Proteins encoded in a region of the Populus nigra chromosome 3, ddPopNigr1.1, whole genome shotgun sequence genome:
- the LOC133689430 gene encoding protein argonaute MEL1-like — protein MYGRGRRGGSPAPTKGGGRGRGRGAPLPSPMASSEADSISSVSQLGGEMERLSVQTEPPAPTQAPAAIPALQQQKQQQQQLVPASSVKFAQRPDHGTVGSRCLIRANHFLVELADRDLHHYDVSITPEVASRGVNRAIMRELLASNSTHFQSRKPAYDGRKGFYTAGPLTFTSKDFVVTLVDKDDQGSVRKERKFKVTIRLASKTDLYHLKEFLQGRQRGAPHDTIQVLDVVLRESPSNNCTIVGRSFFTADLGGQNEIGYGIECWKGFYQSLRPTQMGMSLNIDVSVAAFYEPILAVDFVAKLLNLGDPIRAATRPLSDSDRVKLKKALRGVRVKVTHGEEKRYKITGISPSATNQLRFAAEDGKQKSVVQYFLEKYNIRLRFASWPALQSGNDSRPIFLPMECCKIIEGQRYSKKLNEKQVTALLREACRRPVEREHSIEQIVHFNDAAQDDLAKEFGVSVKKELTYIDARVLPPPVLKYHDLGKARTVRPRVGQWNMINAKLFNGATVNFWMCVNFSSLGEQMAASFCRALVGMCNNKGMVINPAPVFPIRSGHPNQLEKTLTEAHSMCNNERKQLQILIIILPDVSGSYGTIKRVCETELGIVSQCCQPKQARKCSPQYLENVALKINVKAGGRNTVLEDALNRRIPLLSDTPTIIFGADVTHPQPGEDSSPSIAAIVASMDWPEVTTYRGLVSAQKHRQEIIQDCAGMIRELMVAFRRTTNQKPSRIIFYRDGVSEGQFSQVLLYEMDAIRKACASLEPNYLPPVTFIVVQKRHHTRLFATNPNQTDKSGNILPGTVVDTKICHPSEHDFYLCSHPGIQGTSRPVHYHVLCDMNKFTADCLQMLTNNLCYTYARCTRSVSVVPPAYYAHLAAFRARYYIEGDIASDSGGGGGSTGPLVRREAAPVRPLPAISPNVKNVMFYC, from the exons ATGTACGGGAGAGGTCGACGCGGTGGCTCGCCTGCTCCGACAAAAGGAGGAGGGCGTGGCAGAGGACGCGGAGCTCCACTTCCTTCTCCTATGGCTTCGTCCGAGGCCGACTCTATCTCATCCGTGAGCCAGCTCGGTGGTGAGATGGAGCGGCTTAGTGTTCAAACTGAACCACCTGCTCCTACTCAGGCGCCAGCGGCTATTCCTGCACTGCAACAacagaagcagcagcagcagcaactcgTACCGGCTTCCTCTGTGAAGTTCGCTCAAAGACCTGATCACGGTACGGTGGGATCCCGGTGTCTCATTAGAGCTAACCACTTTCTTGTTGAGCTCGCTGACCGAGACTTGCATCACTACGAT GTTTCTATAACTCCTGAGGTTGCATCTCGAGGGGTCAACAGAGCAATAATGAGAGAGCTGCTTGCTTCGAATAGCACACACTTCCAGAGTAGAAAACCTGCTTATGATGGAAGAAAGGGATTCTACACTGCTGGACCTTTAACATTCACCTCAAAGGATTTTGTGGTTACCCTTGTAGACAAAGATGATCAAGGATCTGTGAG aaaagagaggaaattCAAAGTCACTATCAGGTTGGCATCCAAAACAGACCTTtatcatctcaaggagttcctgCAGGGAAGACAAAGGGGTGCGCCGCATGATACCATACAAGTACTCGATGTAGTCCTAAGGGAATCACCATCCAACAA TTGCACCATCGTTGGGAGGTCTTTTTTCACAGCAGATCTGGGTGGCCAAAATGAGATTGGTTATGGTATAGAATGCTGGAAGGGATTCTACCAGTCTCTACGCCCAACGCAGATGGGAATGTCTCTTAACATAG ATGTGTCAGTCGCTGCCTTCTACGAGCCGATTCTTGCTGTTGACTTCGTTgcaaaactattaaatttaGGAGATCCAATTAGAGCAGCAACCAGGCCTTTGTCAGATAGTGATCGAGTAAAG TTGAAAAAAGCTTTGAGAGGAGTCAGAGTAAAAGTTACCCATGGAGAGGAGAAGCGTTACAAAATCACTGGAATATCTCCTTCAGCAACAAACCAACTAAG GTTTGCTGCTGAAgatggaaaacaaaaatcagtTGTCCAATACTTCCtggaaaaatacaatataaggCTTCGTTTTGCATCCTGGCCTGCTCTTCAATCAGGAAATGATTCAAGACCAATATTCCTGCCTATGGAG TGTTGCAAGATTATCGAAGGACAAAGGTACTCAAAGAAGTTGAATGAGAAGCAGGTGACAGCCTTATTGAGAGAGGCCTGCAGGCGCCCTGTTGAGAGAGAACATAGTATTGAGCAG ATTGTTCATTTTAATGACGCTGCACAAGATGATCTAGCCAAAGAATTTGGAGTCAGTGTCAAAAAGGAGCTGACTTACATCGATGCCAGAGTCTTGCCACCTCCGGTG CTCAAGTACCATGATTTGGGAAAAGCTAGAACTGTAAGACCCCGAGTGGGGCAGTGGAACATGATTAATGCT AAATTGTTCAATGGGGCCACAGTGAACTTTTGGATGTGTGTCAACTTCTCAAGTCTTGGTGAGCAAATGGCTGCTAGCTTTTGTCGAGCCCTGGTAGGCATGTGCAACAACAAGGGGATG GTCATAAATCCTGCACCTGTATTCCCAATACGGTCTGGCCATCCTAACCAGCTGGAGAAAACATTGACCGAAGCTCACAGCATGTGtaataatgaaagaaaacagCTTCAAATCTTAATTATCATTCTCCCTGATGTCAGTGGAAGTTATG GCACAATAAAAAGAGTATGCGAAACTGAACTTGGGATAGTTTCTCAATGCTGTCAACCCAAGCAAGCAAGAAAGTGTAGTCCTCAATACTTGGAAAATGTTGCACTGAAAATTAATGTGAAG GCTGGAGGGCGAAACACAGTATTAGAGGATGCCCTGAATAGGAGAATACCTCTTCTAAGTGACACCCCAACTATAATCTTTGGTGCTGATGTAACCCATCCACAACCAGGGGAGGATTCTAGCCCTTCAATAGCTGCG ATTGTGGCATCAATGGACTGGCCTGAAGTAACCACCTACAGGGGCCTGGTATCTGCTCAGAAACATCGTCAAGAGATTATTCAAGATTGTGCTGGAATGATCAG GGAACTTATGGTTGCTTTCAGAAGAACAACTAATCAGAAACCTAGCAGAATAATTTTCTATAG GGATGGTGTTAGTGAGGGCCAGTTCAGCCAAGTTCTCCTGTACGAGATGGATGCTATCAGAAAG GCTTGTGCATCTCTGGAACCAAACTATTTGCCACCAGTTACTTTTATTGTAGTGCAGAAGAGACACCATACTCGGCTCTTTGCTACAAATCCTAACCAAACAGACAAGAGTGGAAACATCCTTCCTG GAACGGTTGTTGATACAAAGATATGCCATCCTTCAGAGCACGACTTTTATCTCTGCAGTCATCCAGGAATTCAG GGGACTAGCAGGCCGGTGCACTATCATGTGTTGTGTGACATGAACAAATTCACTGCTGATTGCCTGCAGATGTTGACTAACAACCTGTGCTACAC GTATGCAAGGTGCACCCGCTCTGTTTCTGTGG TTCCTCCTGCATACTATGCACACTTGGCTGCATTCAGGGCAAGATACTACATAGAGGGGGACATTGCATCTGATAGTGGTGGCGGTGGCGGCAGCACAGGACCTCTTGTGAGGAGGGAAGCTGCCCCTGTCCGCCCACTTCCAGCCATCAGCCCCAACGTGAAGAATGTTATGTTTTACTGTTGA
- the LOC133688816 gene encoding wall-associated receptor kinase-like 20 encodes MITADQHIATPPNFIVSCFCFLLLLCCFCSSQKACPNCGSIQVPYPLSTYSTCGDPNYHLRCDSHSQKLYFDAMNGSSYLVLRIMASFQRMVVQPSPWVSASSACVTQDMVVSEGLRLNQTLPFNLTFSNTIFLYNCSPRLLLTPLNCTPSSLCHRYLESSGHVDKNRALKCAGSPDLSPCCTFVAGGMPSAYRIRLHNSGCKAFRSILSLDPEKPASQWEEGVEIQWASPPEPICNSKLDCSGPSKCLPAGRSGLSRCLCNRGYYWDHVRGTCFRNKHKSKAAGLLGLEVSIGVISFISFGAIMVLITVRKSSKRFNRAKLDKAREDMLKSSDSGKNARMFQLKEVKKATNGFSQDRILGSGGFGQVYKGELQDGTVVAVKSAKVGNLKSTQQVLNEVGILSQVNHKNLVRLLGCCVEGEQPLMIYEYISNGTLYDHLHGNCSSTFLGWRERLRIAWQTAEALAYLHSGTYTPIYHRDVKSTNILLDDEFNAKVSDFGLSRLARPGLSHVSTCAQGTLGYLDPEYYRNYQLTDKSDVYSYGVVLLELLTSQKAIDFSRDQDDVNLAIYVSQAAKNGAIMEVVDQRLTGTKPSSNVLNSVQLFSELAFACLREKKADRPSMREVVQQLERMVRMELEEMSQGSEL; translated from the coding sequence ATGATCACAGCTGATCAACATATTGCAACCCCTCCTAATTTCATTGTTAGCTGTTTCTGTTTCCTGCTTCtcctttgttgtttttgttcttcTCAGAAGGCTTGTCCCAACTGTGGTTCAATACAAGTTCCATATCCTTTGAGCACATATTCAACCTGTGGAGATCCAAACTATCATCTTCGCTGCGATTCCCATTCTCagaaactttattttgatgccATGAATGGAAGTTCTTACCTTGTACTGAGGATCATGGCCTCATTCCAGCGTATGGTGGTGCAACCATCACCATGGGTGTCGGCGTCTAGTGCATGTGTTACTCAAGACATGGTAGTGAGCGAGGGCCTGCGATTAAACCAGACACTCCCTTTTAATCTCACTTTCTCTAACACTATCTTTCTTTACAACTGTTCACCTCGGCTCTTACTCACTCCTCTCAATTGCACTCCTTCTAGTCTCTGTCATCGCTACTTGGAGAGCTCAGGACACGTTGACAAAAACCGAGCGCTTAAGTGTGCCGGCAGTCCTGATCTCAGCCCCTGCTGCACCTTTGTTGCAGGAGGAATGCCCTCAGCATACAGGATTCGGCTTCACAATTCAGGTTGTAAAGCCTTTAGAAGCATCCTAAGTTTGGATCCTGAAAAGCCTGCTAGTCAATGGGAAGAGGGAGTAGAAATTCAATGGGCTTCTCCGCCAGAACCTATCTGTAACTCCAAGCTTGATTGTTCTGGACCCTCAAAGTGTTTACCTGCTGGAAGGAGTGGCCTCTCTCGCTGCCTTTGTAACAGGGGCTATTACTGGGACCATGTTCGTGGAACTTGCTTTAGAAACAAGCATAAATCGAAAGCTGCAGGCCTCCTGGGTTTAGAGGTTTCAATAGGGGTAATCTCCTTTATCTCTTTTGGAGCAATAATGGTTTTAATTACTGTACGCAAGTCCTCAAAACGTTTTAATCGAGCAAAGTTAGACAAGGCAAGAGAAGACATGTTAAAATCAAGTGATAGTGGGAAAAATGCTAGGATGTTCCAGTTGAAAGAGGTGAAGAAAGCAACAAATGGTTTCTCGCAAGATAGGATTTTGGGGAGTGGTGGATTTGGACAAGTCTATAAAGGTGAGCTTCAAGATGGAACTGTGGTGGCTGTTAAGTCAGCTAAAGTCGGAAACCTCAAAAGCACCCAACAAGTACTCAATGAAGTTGGAATACTTTCACAAGTCAATCACAAGAACTTGGTTAGACTCTTGGGTTGCTGTGTGGAAGGTGAGCAACCTTTGATGATCTATGAATACATTTCTAATGGGACTCTCTATGATCATTTACATGGAAATTGCTCCAGTACCTTTCTGGGTTGGAGAGAGAGGTTGAGAATTGCGTGGCAAACTGCTGAAGCGTTGGCCTATTTGCATTCCGGGACCTACACTCCCATCTATCACAGAGATGTCAAGTCAACAAATATACTACTAGATGACGAATTCAACGCTAAAGTCTCAGATTTTGGGCTCTCTAGACTGGCTCGTCCAGGGCTGAGCCATGTTTCGACTTGTGCTCAAGGAACATTAGGTTACTTGGATCCTGAGTACTATCGAAACTACCAGTTAACTGACAAAAGTGATGTTTATAGTTATGGGGTTGTGCTGTTAGAGCTTCTCACTTCTCAAAAGGCCATCGACTTCTCACGAGATCAAGATGATGTAAACCTAGCTATCTATGTGAGCCAGGCAGCCAAAAATGGTGCAATCATGGAGGTTGTCGATCAACGGCTAACCGGCACGAAGCCATCAAGTAATGTACTAAACAGTGTACAACTCTTCTCAGAGCTCGCCTTTGCCTGTCTAAGGGAGAAGAAAGCAGACAGGCCTAGCATGAGAGAGGTTGTTCAACAACTTGAACGCATGGTCAGAATGGAGCTAGAGGAAATGAGTCAAGGTTCTGAATTATGA